The DNA sequence GGCTTTAAAATTTGAAATGCAAATTTACGGCGTCAAATTTTACCCTGGCCGCCTTGCATTTCTAAAATTCGCGCGCTTATTTGCATTATCTGCGCAAACACCGCTCCCTTTTGCGTTTCAAGCGAGGCCGCCATATCTTTTGCGTATGGATTTTTGCTGGCACTTGCACGCTTTATCGCCACCTCAAGCTCTTTTAGCCGCTTTTGCAGTTTTTCCAGCTGCTTTTTTAGGAGATCGGCGCTGCTTTCGGCCTCGTTTGCGCTATCAAAAAAATCTGATGCGCCGCGCAAGATATCGCCTCTATCGCCGCTTTTTAAATTTAGCGCGCCCGCGTTTAAATTTGCCGCGCTAGCCGCCGCTGAGCTTTTGCCGACGCTCATCAAATTTGAGTTTAAATTTATGTTTAGTTTTACATCCATCGCCGTGCCTTTAAATTTAAAAGTACATCGGCAAATTTGAGTAAAATTTAAGGCGCAAACGTAAATTTCGCTCTCAAATTTATGGATTTTAAAGAAGGCTCGGCAAAATCGCCCAAATCCTGCCGAGCCCAAAAAGTCAAATAACTAAAATTTATTCCTTCGGCGCGATCATATCCTCGGGCACCACCCACGCGTCAAATTCCTCGGCGGTTAGTATGCCCGATTTTATCGCCTCCTCGCGCAGCGTAGTGCCGTTATGGTGCACGGTTTTGGCGATCTTAGCGGCGTTTGCGTAGCCGATGTGCGGATTTAGCGCGGTTACGAGCATTAGGCTCTCGTGCAGCAGTTTGTCGATTTTCGCGGCGTTTGCCGTGATACCGCAAGCGCAATGTTTCTCAAAGCTGTTCATCGCGTCGCTTAGCAAGCGGATGCTTTGGATGAGGTTGTAGGTAAGCACCGGCTTAAAGACGTTTAGCTCGAAGTTGCCTTGGCTTGCAGCGACGGAAATCGAGACGTGGTTGCCCATTACTTGCGCCGCTACCATCGTGACGGCTTCGCACTGCGTCGGATTTACCTTGCCCGGCATTATCGAGCTTCCCGGCTCATTTTCGGGGATGTTTATCTCGCCGATGCCGCATCTTGGCCCGCTTGCTAGCCAGCGCACGTCGTTTGCGATCTTCATCAAATTTGCCGCCAGGCCGTTTAGCGCGCCGCTTAAAAACACCTCGGCGTCGTGGCTGGTTAGGCCGTGAAATTTATTCGGATGGGATTTAAATTTAAACGCCGTGCCCGTTAGCGCATTTAGCTCGTCGCTTACCATCTCGCTAAATTTCGGGTGCGAGTTTAGCCCCGTGCCTACCGCGGTGCCGCCGATAGCGAGCTCCTGCAAAAACGGCATAGTAGCGAGGATCTGCGCCTTGCTCGCCTTTAGCATATGCGCGTAGCCGCTAAATTCCTGCCCGAGCGTGAGCGGCGTGGCGTCTTGCAGGTGAGTGCGGCCGATCTTTACGATCCCCGCAAACTCGGCGGTCTTTTTATCCAGCGTCGCTTCTAATTTTTCGATCGCGGGCAGTAGCTTTTTTTGAAGCTCTAGCACAAAAGCTATTCGCATCGCCGTAGGATAGGTGTCGTTTGAGCTCTGGCCTTTATTTACGTGATCGTTTGGGTGTACGAATTTTGCGTCTTTGGCGTCCAGTGCCGCCTTATCGCGAAAATTTAGCCCCAAAATCTCCATCGCGCGGTTTGAAACGACCTCGTTTAAATTCATATTTGACTGCGTGCCCGAACCCGTCTGCCACACGACTAGAGGGAAATTTCCGTCCAGTTTGCCGTTTAAAATTTCATCGCACGCCTGCGCGATCGCCTCGGTGCGAGGTTCGTCTAGACGGCCTAGCTTGCGATTAACCAGCGCGCACGCCTTTTTTAGATAGGCAAAGCCCTCTATGACCTCTTTAGGCATCGTCTCCAGCCCTACTCCGATCTCGAAATTTTCATGGCTGCGCTGCGTCTGCGCACCCCAATATTTGTCGTTTGGAACCTTTACCTCGCCCATCGTGTCTTTTTCTATTCTATATTCCACGGTTTTTCTCCTTTGCTTAAATTAATATTTGAAATTATATATCAATTATCATAAATTTAATCTTTCGAGATTTTACGCGCAAATTCGATATAATCGCGAAATGAAAAGAGTTTTAGCTAAATTTATCAAATTTTTTCTCGCCTTTGCCCTGCTTTGCTTCGTAGCTTTTTTGGCGCTTGACTTTGCTTATCCGCTCGACGTCAAAGCGCTAAAGCGGGAAAATTCGCTCATACTTTTTGATAAAGACGGTCGGATCGTCGCCCTTCGGCCTAGTAGCGATGAAATTTGGAGATTTGAAGCCAAAAACATCCCGCAAACGCTAAAAGATAGCGTTCTTTTGTTTGAGGATAAATTTTTCTACTACCACATCGGCGTAAATCCATTTGCTATGATACGCGCGGCCGCGCACAATCTCACGCATAAAAACCGCATCGGTGCCTCCACGATCACGATGCAAGTCGCGCGCATGATGAAGCGAGAGGAGCGCACCTATGCAAATAAATTTAAAGAAATCTTTACCGCGCTTCAGCTTGAGTGGCATTACAGCAAGGACGAAATTTTAAATTTTTACTTTAACCTCGCCCCATACGGCGGAAATATCGAGGGGGCGGCGGCTGCGGCGAGGTTTTATTTCGGTAAAGATTTAAGCGAACTTAGTATCGCCGAGTGCGCGCTTTTAAGCACGATCCCAAAAAATCCAAACGCCAACCGCTTAGATAAAAAATCAAACATCAACGCGCTAAAAAACCGCGTCGCAAAGTTGCTTTATAAAGCCGGCGTGATAGATCAAAGCGCATTCCAAAGAGCGCAAAGAGAGCCCTTTAAAAACAAACGCTACGATGCCGTTTATAAGGCCAGGCACTACGCCGCGCAAGCTCTAAAAAACGGCGTTACGAACTCAAATTTAGATCTAAATTTGCAAATTTTACTCGAAAACGCGCTAAAAAATACGGCAACCTCGCTAAAATCAAAAGACGCCTACAACGCCGCGGGGATAATCATCGACAACAAAAATATGAGCGTAGCGGCATACGTAGGCTCGCACGACTGGCACGCTCCGCAGGGGCAAAACGACGGCGTGACGATGAGTAGAAACGTGGGCTCCACGCTAAAGCCGTTTATATTTTCGCTAGGACTCGACGATGGGTTCATCACGCCAAAAAGCCAGATGATAGATACAGAAATTTTCCTCGGAGAGTACGCGCCTAAAAACTACGACAGCAGGTTTTTCGGCATCATCTCGGCGACCGAGGCGCTAGCGCTTAGCCTAAATATCCCGGCCGTTAGCCTAAACAACAAGCTTGGCGAAAACTCTCTTTACGAGCTGCTTTCTCGCGTGCATTTGGTGAGTTATTCAAAGGAATTTTACGCAGACAGTATCGCGCTTGGAAGCGCAGAGATGAGTTTGCTAAATTTAGCCCACCTCTACACGATCTACGCAAACGGCGGCGAGCTAAAACCGCTTGAAGTCGCAGGCAAGACGCTACTAGGCTACGGACGGCTAATCAGCCCGCAAAGCGCGTATCTAACCTCAAAAATGCTCTCCTCAGCCTCTCGAAGCTATCTAGGCGTCGCGTGGCAATACGCAAAAGACACGCCTCAAATCGCCTTTAAAACCGGCACCAGCTACGGCTCGCGCGATATCTACACGATCGGCGTAAATAACGACTACACGGTCGCGGTGTGGTTTGGTAACTTTAACGGCAAAAAAACGCAAAATTTAAGCGGATTTAGCGACGCCTCGCGCACGGTTTTTGACGTCTTTAAGCTGCTTGCCCAAAAGCAAAAATTATCTTTCATGAGCGCTCCAAGCGG is a window from the Campylobacter massiliensis genome containing:
- the pbpC gene encoding penicillin-binding protein 1C, with protein sequence MKRVLAKFIKFFLAFALLCFVAFLALDFAYPLDVKALKRENSLILFDKDGRIVALRPSSDEIWRFEAKNIPQTLKDSVLLFEDKFFYYHIGVNPFAMIRAAAHNLTHKNRIGASTITMQVARMMKREERTYANKFKEIFTALQLEWHYSKDEILNFYFNLAPYGGNIEGAAAAARFYFGKDLSELSIAECALLSTIPKNPNANRLDKKSNINALKNRVAKLLYKAGVIDQSAFQRAQREPFKNKRYDAVYKARHYAAQALKNGVTNSNLDLNLQILLENALKNTATSLKSKDAYNAAGIIIDNKNMSVAAYVGSHDWHAPQGQNDGVTMSRNVGSTLKPFIFSLGLDDGFITPKSQMIDTEIFLGEYAPKNYDSRFFGIISATEALALSLNIPAVSLNNKLGENSLYELLSRVHLVSYSKEFYADSIALGSAEMSLLNLAHLYTIYANGGELKPLEVAGKTLLGYGRLISPQSAYLTSKMLSSASRSYLGVAWQYAKDTPQIAFKTGTSYGSRDIYTIGVNNDYTVAVWFGNFNGKKTQNLSGFSDASRTVFDVFKLLAQKQKLSFMSAPSGIESKKTCLDAFKFKECRDKEDDWRIEGVELKDICESIRGDEVGFLLKNGAITQEDIKDSPCYYKFKSYKPLVATPSNNQILLSDENLTKVMLKCYAYIGDEIYLKIDENEWEKVNNASENTLNLTQGKHKLGCLDENSNLSEINIEIRRF
- the fumC gene encoding class II fumarate hydratase: MEYRIEKDTMGEVKVPNDKYWGAQTQRSHENFEIGVGLETMPKEVIEGFAYLKKACALVNRKLGRLDEPRTEAIAQACDEILNGKLDGNFPLVVWQTGSGTQSNMNLNEVVSNRAMEILGLNFRDKAALDAKDAKFVHPNDHVNKGQSSNDTYPTAMRIAFVLELQKKLLPAIEKLEATLDKKTAEFAGIVKIGRTHLQDATPLTLGQEFSGYAHMLKASKAQILATMPFLQELAIGGTAVGTGLNSHPKFSEMVSDELNALTGTAFKFKSHPNKFHGLTSHDAEVFLSGALNGLAANLMKIANDVRWLASGPRCGIGEINIPENEPGSSIMPGKVNPTQCEAVTMVAAQVMGNHVSISVAASQGNFELNVFKPVLTYNLIQSIRLLSDAMNSFEKHCACGITANAAKIDKLLHESLMLVTALNPHIGYANAAKIAKTVHHNGTTLREEAIKSGILTAEEFDAWVVPEDMIAPKE